The Sebastes umbrosus isolate fSebUmb1 chromosome 23, fSebUmb1.pri, whole genome shotgun sequence genome contains a region encoding:
- the ccdc107 gene encoding coiled-coil domain-containing protein 107 isoform X1 gives MVLSTAQQVALAFTAVLFTFVVLPRMFGVGGGTGAKETRFDPRYSRKAAAPGPGAVRGQPINVNAPGSPQTPENMQQMKKLMEQELKSDKYKTNSNKGYVFTLMPLYAIGVGVFAAYKFLKIKSADDQAQKDKFAKGAKKSVEAENQLNELEQRLAQTERMLNSILTQLDPLTNCVKSVAQEQKNEIMSQLQTIRYLMKKRGMDCPPLNINEASCERNLDDLIESLGANDTSTVEASLVDKQTSPVTAEPSEKVYQKLVEDEAATEGEEMKELVPEESDGEAEEEEDDDKEEEEEVEEEAEEEGSEDCELMPSLEDPYETNIEEVGAEQLASGLRRRNRPD, from the exons ATGGTGCTGTCCACGGCTCAGCAGGTCGCTCTGGCGTTCACGGCGGTTCTCTTCACCTTCGTCGTTCTGCCCCGGATGTTCGGAGTGGGAGGAGGAACCGGAGCGAAGGAGACCCGGTTCGACCCCCGCTACTCCCGGAAGG cagcagctccgggTCCCGGCGCGGTCCGAGGTCAACCCATCAACGTGAACGCACCCGGCTCGCCTCAGACCCCCGAGAACATGCAGCAGATGAAGAAGCTGATGGAGCAAGAGCTGAAGAGTGACAAGTACAAGACCAACAGCAACAAGGGCTACGTGTTCACGCTGATGCCTCTCTACGCCATCGGAGTGGGAGTGTTTGCCGCCTACAAGTTTTTGAAG ATCAAGTCTGCAGACGACCAGGCACAGAAGGACAAGTTTGCAAAAGGGGCCAAAAAATCAGTGGAGGCAG agaaCCAGTTGAACGAGCTGGAACAAAGGCTAGCGCAGACAGAGAGGATGCTCAACTCCATCCTCACGCAGCTGGACCCGCTCACCAACTG TGTGAAGTCAGTGGCCCAGGAGCAGAAGAACGAGATCATGTCTCAGCTCCAGACCATCCGCTACCTGATGAAGAAGAGAGGTATGGACTGTCCACCCCTCAACATCAACG AGGCATCCTGCGAGCGTAACCTGGACGACCTCATCGAGTCGCTCGGAGCCAACGACACCTCGACAGTGGAAGCTTCTCTGGTGGACAAGCAGACCTCTCCGGTGACGGCAGAGCCTTCGGAAAAAGTCTATCAAAAGCTTGTGGAAGATGAAGCTGCGACGGAAGGTGAAGAGATGAAGGAGCTCGTACCGGAGGAATCGGATGGGGaagcggaggaagaggaggacgacgataaggaggaggaggaggaggttgaggaggaggcggaggaagaAGGATCGGAGGACTGTGAGCTCATGCCTTCACTTGAGGACCCCTATGAGACAAACATTGAGGAGGTCGGAGCGGAGCAGCTTGCGTCTGGCCTCAGGAGACGCAACAGGCCCGACTGA
- the ccdc107 gene encoding coiled-coil domain-containing protein 107 isoform X3 has product MVLSTAQQVALAFTAVLFTFVVLPRMFGVGGGTGAKETRFDPRYSRKAAAPGPGAVRGQPINVNAPGSPQTPENMQQMKKLMEQELKSDKYKTNSNKGYVFTLMPLYAIGVGVFAAYKFLKIKSADDQAQKDKFAKGAKKSVEAENQLNELEQRLAQTERMLNSILTQLDPLTNCVKSVAQEQKNEIMSQLQTIRYLMKKREASCERNLDDLIESLGANDTSTVEASLVDKQTSPVTAEPSEKVYQKLVEDEAATEGEEMKELVPEESDGEAEEEEDDDKEEEEEVEEEAEEEGSEDCELMPSLEDPYETNIEEVGAEQLASGLRRRNRPD; this is encoded by the exons ATGGTGCTGTCCACGGCTCAGCAGGTCGCTCTGGCGTTCACGGCGGTTCTCTTCACCTTCGTCGTTCTGCCCCGGATGTTCGGAGTGGGAGGAGGAACCGGAGCGAAGGAGACCCGGTTCGACCCCCGCTACTCCCGGAAGG cagcagctccgggTCCCGGCGCGGTCCGAGGTCAACCCATCAACGTGAACGCACCCGGCTCGCCTCAGACCCCCGAGAACATGCAGCAGATGAAGAAGCTGATGGAGCAAGAGCTGAAGAGTGACAAGTACAAGACCAACAGCAACAAGGGCTACGTGTTCACGCTGATGCCTCTCTACGCCATCGGAGTGGGAGTGTTTGCCGCCTACAAGTTTTTGAAG ATCAAGTCTGCAGACGACCAGGCACAGAAGGACAAGTTTGCAAAAGGGGCCAAAAAATCAGTGGAGGCAG agaaCCAGTTGAACGAGCTGGAACAAAGGCTAGCGCAGACAGAGAGGATGCTCAACTCCATCCTCACGCAGCTGGACCCGCTCACCAACTG TGTGAAGTCAGTGGCCCAGGAGCAGAAGAACGAGATCATGTCTCAGCTCCAGACCATCCGCTACCTGATGAAGAAGAGAG AGGCATCCTGCGAGCGTAACCTGGACGACCTCATCGAGTCGCTCGGAGCCAACGACACCTCGACAGTGGAAGCTTCTCTGGTGGACAAGCAGACCTCTCCGGTGACGGCAGAGCCTTCGGAAAAAGTCTATCAAAAGCTTGTGGAAGATGAAGCTGCGACGGAAGGTGAAGAGATGAAGGAGCTCGTACCGGAGGAATCGGATGGGGaagcggaggaagaggaggacgacgataaggaggaggaggaggaggttgaggaggaggcggaggaagaAGGATCGGAGGACTGTGAGCTCATGCCTTCACTTGAGGACCCCTATGAGACAAACATTGAGGAGGTCGGAGCGGAGCAGCTTGCGTCTGGCCTCAGGAGACGCAACAGGCCCGACTGA
- the ccdc107 gene encoding coiled-coil domain-containing protein 107 isoform X2: protein MVLSTAQQVALAFTAVLFTFVVLPRMFGVGGGTGAKETRFDPRYSRKAAPGPGAVRGQPINVNAPGSPQTPENMQQMKKLMEQELKSDKYKTNSNKGYVFTLMPLYAIGVGVFAAYKFLKIKSADDQAQKDKFAKGAKKSVEAENQLNELEQRLAQTERMLNSILTQLDPLTNCVKSVAQEQKNEIMSQLQTIRYLMKKRGMDCPPLNINEASCERNLDDLIESLGANDTSTVEASLVDKQTSPVTAEPSEKVYQKLVEDEAATEGEEMKELVPEESDGEAEEEEDDDKEEEEEVEEEAEEEGSEDCELMPSLEDPYETNIEEVGAEQLASGLRRRNRPD from the exons ATGGTGCTGTCCACGGCTCAGCAGGTCGCTCTGGCGTTCACGGCGGTTCTCTTCACCTTCGTCGTTCTGCCCCGGATGTTCGGAGTGGGAGGAGGAACCGGAGCGAAGGAGACCCGGTTCGACCCCCGCTACTCCCGGAAGG cagctccgggTCCCGGCGCGGTCCGAGGTCAACCCATCAACGTGAACGCACCCGGCTCGCCTCAGACCCCCGAGAACATGCAGCAGATGAAGAAGCTGATGGAGCAAGAGCTGAAGAGTGACAAGTACAAGACCAACAGCAACAAGGGCTACGTGTTCACGCTGATGCCTCTCTACGCCATCGGAGTGGGAGTGTTTGCCGCCTACAAGTTTTTGAAG ATCAAGTCTGCAGACGACCAGGCACAGAAGGACAAGTTTGCAAAAGGGGCCAAAAAATCAGTGGAGGCAG agaaCCAGTTGAACGAGCTGGAACAAAGGCTAGCGCAGACAGAGAGGATGCTCAACTCCATCCTCACGCAGCTGGACCCGCTCACCAACTG TGTGAAGTCAGTGGCCCAGGAGCAGAAGAACGAGATCATGTCTCAGCTCCAGACCATCCGCTACCTGATGAAGAAGAGAGGTATGGACTGTCCACCCCTCAACATCAACG AGGCATCCTGCGAGCGTAACCTGGACGACCTCATCGAGTCGCTCGGAGCCAACGACACCTCGACAGTGGAAGCTTCTCTGGTGGACAAGCAGACCTCTCCGGTGACGGCAGAGCCTTCGGAAAAAGTCTATCAAAAGCTTGTGGAAGATGAAGCTGCGACGGAAGGTGAAGAGATGAAGGAGCTCGTACCGGAGGAATCGGATGGGGaagcggaggaagaggaggacgacgataaggaggaggaggaggaggttgaggaggaggcggaggaagaAGGATCGGAGGACTGTGAGCTCATGCCTTCACTTGAGGACCCCTATGAGACAAACATTGAGGAGGTCGGAGCGGAGCAGCTTGCGTCTGGCCTCAGGAGACGCAACAGGCCCGACTGA